The Siniperca chuatsi isolate FFG_IHB_CAS linkage group LG7, ASM2008510v1, whole genome shotgun sequence genome includes a window with the following:
- the LOC122878446 gene encoding E3 SUMO-protein ligase ZBED1 encodes MILAGHGMNDKRFTRAISLCKRIVSCFSYSWKKRRHLAEVQIQLGLPSHQLITESATRWGSRQQMIERVLEQEGALAKVLSNDKKTRHLVPTWQDLEVLEAVQKVLKPLQECTDALSGEEYVTLSYVKPVLHRFNESLLACEEGDSELCKSIKTSIVEYLNSKYSDPATTDLLEMASFVDPRFRATYIPSEKVDALKHRAVLEVETLLADQSSCQPPCLCVPTVPEPADGEAAVAPKAKRLASFFKKRTATTTAPTKREAIENELSSYLQSASVESDTDPLKWWKDHEVFFPSLSHLAKKYLLVPATSSPSERVFSCSGNIVTCHRASLKPDAVDRLVFLAQNL; translated from the coding sequence atgATTCTGGCAGGACATGGCATGAATGACAAGCGTTTCACCCGGGCCATTTCTTTGTGCAAAAGAATTGTAAGCTGTTTTTCATACAGCTGGAAGAAAAGGAGACATCTTGCTGAAGTCCAGATTCAGCTGGGTCTGCCAAGTCACCAACTCATAACAGAGTCTGCCACACGCTGGGGATCCAGGCAGCAGATGATAGAGAGAGTCCTGGAGCAGGAAGGAGCACTGGCCAAAGTCCTGTCTAATGACAAAAAGACCAGGCACCTTGTCCCTACCTGGCAGGACTTAGAGGTCCTAGAAGCAGTCCAAAAGGTCCTGAAACCTCTCCAGGAATGTACTGATGCTTTATCAGGTGAGGAGTACGTCACTCTATCATATGTGAAACCTGTGCTGCACCGTTTTAACGAAAGTCTCCTGGCATGTGAAGAGGGTGATAGCGAGCTTTGTAAATCGATCAAGACCAGCATTGTTGAGTACCTCAACAGCAAATATTCTGACCCAGCCACTACTGACCTTTTGGAGATGGCTTCATTTGTAGATCCTCGGTTCAGGGCCACCTACATCCCAAGTGAAAAAGTCGATGCATTGAAGCACAGAGCTGTCTTGGAGGTGGAGACGCTACTGGCTGATCAGAGCAGCTGTCAACCGCCTTGCCTATGTGTGCCCACTGTGCCTGAGCCTGCAGATGGAGAAGCAGCAGTAGCACCAAAAGCTAAGAGACTGGCAAGCTTCTTCAAGAAGCGCACAGCCACCACCACTGCACCAACCAAGAGGGAGGCTATTGaaaatgaactgtcaagttactTGCAGTCCGCAAGTGTGGAGAGTGACACTGATCCTCTCAAGTGGTGGAAGGATCATGAagttttctttccatctctgaGCCACCTGGCAAAAAAGTATCTCTTGGTACCAGCTACCAGTTCACCCTCCGAAAGGGTTTTCAGCTGTAGTGGCAATATCGTGACCTGCCACAGAGCATCTCTGAAGCCGGATGCTGTTGACAGGCTGGTGTTTCTCGCACAAAATCTTTAA